The Carassius carassius chromosome 32, fCarCar2.1, whole genome shotgun sequence DNA window TGAAGAGTAACACATCTTTGGGAAGCCCCCCTAATATTAGCGATGGAGCAGTGACTTCTAACCCTGAGTGAGTAAAAACATGATTGAACTGCTGCAGTGAAACTTTCAATGACATATTCTTTCAACTGCATCAACAATGAGAGATTGTTGTGAAAACACTGAAgtgatttttgtattttagtaTTGGGGTACTTGTATTTTATCTTTCAGACAACTAAGTTAGCTGGGGGCAACAGTCACTTACACAAGTTTAGGGtgattatttctatatatataaataaaattaagatatttagatttgaactttttgtatttatttttaatttattaatttagcaagcAGAATGTCAAAGCAGCAGCCCTGCAGAGAGACACACTGCTGGAGGAGACTGATGACATGCAGCACAATTCTCTCCAACCAGTGAATGATGTCTTGAAGAGAGTCAAAGGCCAACACAAAACCAGCATGAAGAACAAGTATGAGAGATTATTTGAAGGAATCAAATTAGAAAAGTATCAAACTCTGCTGAACAGGATCTACACACAACTCTACATCATAGAGGGAGAAAGtgaaggagtgaatgaagaacatgaggttttacagatggagaaagTCAGAACACAAGACACTTTAATCTGttgcaatgacatctttaaacCCTTAAATCAACCAGGATGTGAGGTGAAAGACAAAATCAAGACTGTTCTTACTAAAGGCATCGCTGGAATTGGAAAAACcatctctgtgcagaagttcattctggactggACAGAGAAaaaagccaatcaggatgtagatttcatgttCGTGCTTCCATTTCGAGAGATGAACTTGATTAAAGATCACcagtacagtcttcacagacttctgctggactttcatcctgaacttcaagatcTGGACTCAAAGATTTATGAAGAGTGTAAGgttgtgttcatctttgatggtctggatgaaagcaaatttgcACTGATGTTTTCAGATGATGAGAAACTTTGTGATGTGAATGAGTCTTCATCAGTGGCTGTGTTGATGTCAAACCTCATCAGAGGAgagctgcttccctctgctctgatctggatcacctccagaccagcagcagccaatcagatccccgCAGAATACATCAACCGTGTGACAGAAATTCAGGGATTCAATGAGCctcagaaggaggaatatttcaggaagagaatcagtgatgagcatcaagccagcagaatcatctcacacatcagaagatcaagaagcctccacatcatgtgTCACATCCCCGTCTTCTGCTGCATCTCAGCTACTGTGCTTCAAAACCTTCTGGAACAAGATGACAGtgcagaaatccctcaaactctgactgaaatgtacatccaTTTCCTGCTAACTCAGATTAACATGAAGAATCAAAAGTATGTTGAGAGAGATCCAGAGAAACCCCTGAAGTCCAGCAGAGATgtgattgtgaaacttgctgaacTGGCTTTCAAACAGCTTATGAAGGGCAATGTGATGTTCTACGAGGAGGACCTGATTGAGGGCGGGATAGATGTCACTGCTGCCTCAGTGTATTCTGGGATTTGCACTGAGATCTTTAAGGAGGAATCTGTGATTCATCAGAGGAAAGTCTACTGCTTCATTCATCTGAGCTTTCAAGAGTTTCTAGCCGCTTTCTTTGTGATTTACTGCCATGTTGTTGAGAACATGAATGTACTTAAGTTCTTTATGGAAACGTGGTACAGGTTCAATGAAATCTCTCTGTATGAGCTGCTACAAGCAGCAGTTAATAAATCATTGCAGAGTAAAAATGGACACCTGGATCTTTTCCTGCGGTTTCTGCTGGGCATGtcactggagtccaatcagagactcatAAAGGATCTATTGACACTCACAGTGAACAGCTCAGAGACAATCAACAGAATCACACAGTACATTAAAGACTCAATCAAGGGTGACCAACTTTTCTTAGCTGACAGATGCATCAATCTGTTCCACTGTCTGCTTGAAATGAAGGATCAGACTCTGTACAGAGAGATTCAAGAGTTTGTGCAATCAGAGAATCTCTCAGTGAGGAAACTCTCTCCATCTCACTGCTCAACAATCGCCTACATGCTTCAGATATCAGAGGAGGTGCTGGATGAGTTTGATCCGAGAAAATACAACACATCAGATGTGGGCAGAAGAAGACTGATACCAGCTGTGGTGAACTGCAGAAAAGCTCTGTGAGTATTTAAGATACTGTaaatgaaactttattttattttaagtaaaaatgtcTTTCTTCTAACAAACACCTCTGCAAATGCGTTTCCCATAAACATTTAGGTTTCCACCTCCTTCATTACTTCAC harbors:
- the LOC132112378 gene encoding NACHT, LRR and PYD domains-containing protein 3-like isoform X2 encodes the protein MKSNTSLGSPPNISDGAVTSNPDKQNVKAAALQRDTLLEETDDMQHNSLQPVNDVLKRVKGQHKTSMKNKYERLFEGIKLEKYQTLLNRIYTQLYIIEGESEGVNEEHEVLQMEKVRTQDTLICCNDIFKPLNQPGCEVKDKIKTVLTKGIAGIGKTISVQKFILDWTEKKANQDVDFMFVLPFREMNLIKDHQYSLHRLLLDFHPELQDLDSKIYEECKVVFIFDGLDESKFALMFSDDEKLCDVNESSSVAVLMSNLIRGELLPSALIWITSRPAAANQIPAEYINRVTEIQGFNEPQKEEYFRKRISDEHQASRIISHIRRSRSLHIMCHIPVFCCISATVLQNLLEQDDSAEIPQTLTEMYIHFLLTQINMKNQKYVERDPEKPLKSSRDVIVKLAELAFKQLMKGNVMFYEEDLIEGGIDVTAASVYSGICTEIFKEESVIHQRKVYCFIHLSFQEFLAAFFVIYCHVVENMNVLKFFMETWYRFNEISLYELLQAAVNKSLQSKNGHLDLFLRFLLGMSLESNQRLIKDLLTLTVNSSETINRITQYIKDSIKGDQLFLADRCINLFHCLLEMKDQTLYREIQEFVQSENLSVRKLSPSHCSTIAYMLQISEEVLDEFDPRKYNTSDVGRRRLIPAVVNCRKALLAYCNLTDQCCEGLSSCLQSSNSLRELDLSNNDLQDLGVQLLSDGLKNSHCQLNILRLSGCMVTEEGCCFLASALSSNPSHLRELDLSYNHPGQSLVKLLSDPNYRLDKLNVDHGGEIRIKPGLQKYACDLTVDPNTANTFLTLSERNRKMTHVKEKQPYPDHPDRFDECLQVLCRESLSGRCYWEAEWSSGHIFISVAYKRIDRKGTGDCWFGHNEISWCLYGVMNRFIVKHNSESKLLSLSLKCSNRVGVYLDWSAGTLSFYSVSDTHTLTHIHTFNTTFTEPLYAGFGVDYDSSVSLCEISQPQSQLRHS
- the LOC132112378 gene encoding NACHT, LRR and PYD domains-containing protein 3-like isoform X1, whose amino-acid sequence is MKSNTSLGSPPNISDGAVTSNPDKQNVKAAALQRDTLLEETDDMQHNSLQPVNDVLKRVKGQHKTSMKNKYERLFEGIKLEKYQTLLNRIYTQLYIIEGESEGVNEEHEVLQMEKVRTQDTLICCNDIFKPLNQPGCEVKDKIKTVLTKGIAGIGKTISVQKFILDWTEKKANQDVDFMFVLPFREMNLIKDHQYSLHRLLLDFHPELQDLDSKIYEECKVVFIFDGLDESKFALMFSDDEKLCDVNESSSVAVLMSNLIRGELLPSALIWITSRPAAANQIPAEYINRVTEIQGFNEPQKEEYFRKRISDEHQASRIISHIRRSRSLHIMCHIPVFCCISATVLQNLLEQDDSAEIPQTLTEMYIHFLLTQINMKNQKYVERDPEKPLKSSRDVIVKLAELAFKQLMKGNVMFYEEDLIEGGIDVTAASVYSGICTEIFKEESVIHQRKVYCFIHLSFQEFLAAFFVIYCHVVENMNVLKFFMETWYRFNEISLYELLQAAVNKSLQSKNGHLDLFLRFLLGMSLESNQRLIKDLLTLTVNSSETINRITQYIKDSIKGDQLFLADRCINLFHCLLEMKDQTLYREIQEFVQSENLSVRKLSPSHCSTIAYMLQISEEVLDEFDPRKYNTSDVGRRRLIPAVVNCRKALLAYCNLTDQCCEGLSSCLQSSNSLRELDLSNNDLQDLGVQLLSDGLKNSHCQLNILRLTCCSLTGQCCKSLSSSLQSSNSLRELDLSNNDLQDSGVKLLSDGLKSSHCQLKILRLSGCMVTEEGCCFLASALSSNPSHLRELDLSYNHPGQSLVKLLSDPNYRLDKLNVDHGGEIRIKPGLQKYACDLTVDPNTANTFLTLSERNRKMTHVKEKQPYPDHPDRFDECLQVLCRESLSGRCYWEAEWSSGHIFISVAYKRIDRKGTGDCWFGHNEISWCLYGVMNRFIVKHNSESKLLSLSLKCSNRVGVYLDWSAGTLSFYSVSDTHTLTHIHTFNTTFTEPLYAGFGVDYDSSVSLCEISQPQSQLRHS